The DNA sequence CTGGGTGGGCTCGATGTCGACGTGGATGAAGGTGCGGCCGCGGCGGTAGGTGTCCAGGCCGCCGGTGTGGCGGTTGGCCCACCGGTTGCCCACGCCGAGGACGAGGTCGGACTCCAGGAACGTCGCGTTGCCGTAGCGCTGGGAGGTCTGGATGCCGACCATCCCGGCCGCGAGGCGGTGGTCGTCGGGGATGGCGCCCCAGCCCATGAGGGTGGGGACGACGGGGACGTCGAGGGTCTCGGCGAGCTCGACGAGGAGGTCCTCGCCGCCGGCGTTGACGATGCCCCCGCCGGCCACGACGAGCGGGCGCTCGGCGGCGCCGAGCATGTCCAGCGCCTTCTCCACCTGGGCACGGGTCGCGGCGGGACGGAGGACGGGCAGCGGCTCGTAGGTGTCGGGGTCGAACTCGATCTCGGCGGTCTGGACGTCGACCGGCAGGTCGATGAGCACCGGGCCGGGCCGGCCGGACCGCATGAGCTGGAACGCCTGGGCGAGGACACCGGGGACCTGCCCCGCCTCGAGGACGGTCTTGGCCATCTTCGTCACGGGGGCCGCGATGGCGGCGATGTCGACGGCCTGGAAGTCCTCCTTGTCCAGCTTCGCCACCGGCGCCTGGCCGGTGATGCACAGCATCGGGACGGAGTCGGCGTGAGCGGCGTACAGGCCGGTGATCATGTCCGTCCCGGCGGGACCGGAGGTGCCCACGCAGATGCCGATGTTGCCCGGGGCCGCGCGGGAGAACCCGTCGGCCATGTGGGAGGCGCCCTCCATGTGGCGGGCCAGGACGTGACGGATGCCGCCGTGGCGGCGCATCGCGTCGTAGAACGGGTTGATCGCGGCGCCGGGCAGTCCGAAGGCCTGGGTGGCGCCCTCCTTCTCGAGGATGGCGACGGCGGCGTCGACGGCTCGCATGCGAGGCATGTCGGTCTCGATTCTTCTGCGGCGGGCTGGGCCCGCTGGGTGCTCGGATGGGTGCGGCGCCGACGCGGCGTCGTCACGGCGTCGTGACGGCCACACGTGGCGCCCCGGCGGTGGGGCCGGCGGGGGGTGGGTCGGTGCGCCCGCCGGCGGTGGGCCGGCGGGCGGTGGGGCCGGGCGGGTGGTGGGGCGGGAGTCGGTCAGCCCGAGCGGCCGGAGAGCCGCTCGACCACGCGGAGGAGCCCGGAGTGGTCGAGGCTGCCGTCGCCGTTCGCGCGGGCCGAGGCCATGAGCTGGGCGACGACCGCCCCGAGCGGGGTGACGACGCCGGCCTCCCGCGCGGCGGAGGTGACGATGCCGAGGTCCTTGTGGTGCAGCTCGATGCGGAACCCGGGCTCGAAGGAGCGGTCCAGCATCTTCTGGGCCTTCTGGTCGAGCACGGCGGACCCCGCGAGCCCGCCGCCGAGGACCTTCACCGCGGCGGCGGTGTCCACGCCGTAGGCCTCGAGGAAGATCACCGCCTCGGCGAGGAGGGCGATGTTGCCGGCCACCATGAGCTGGTTGGCGGCCTTGACGGTCTGTCCCGAGCCCGACGGTCCCACGTGGACGATCGTCTTCCCGACCGCCTCGAACACCGGCTGCGCGGCCGCGAAGTCCTCGGCCGAGCCGCCGACCATGATCGACAGGGCGGCGTTCTGCGCGCCGGCCTCGCCGCCGGAGACCGGGGCGTCGAGCAGGCGGAAGCCCTTGTCCCGGGCCTCCTCCGCCAGCTCGGCGGTGACGTCGGGACGGATGGTGGAGAAGTCGATGACCAGCGCGCCCGGGGCGGCGTTGGCGAAGACCCCGTCCTCGCCGGCGAGGACCTCGGTGACGTCCGGGGAGTCCGGCACCATGACGGCGACCACCTCGGCGCCGGCGACGGCGTCCGCGACCGAGGACGCGGCGGTCCCGCCGGCCTCGACCAGGGCACGGGTCTTCTCCGGGCTGCGGTTGTACCCGGTGACGTCGTGCCCGGCGTTCTGCAGGTGGACGGCCATCGGGCTGCCCATGATGCCCAGGCCGATGAATGCGATCTTCATGGAGGTCCTTCCGTCTCGGTGGCGCTCAGGCCCGGGCGGCGCGCTGCTCGCGCGGGAGCCAGGCGAAGGGGTCGGCGTCGGTCGTCTTGTACTCCAGGCCCACGGGACCGGTGTAGCCGCCGGCGCGCAGGTCCTCGATCCAGCGGGAGATGGGCAGCTCGCCCGACCCGGGGGCGCCGCGCCCCGGGGCGTCGGCGATCTGGACGTGCGCGACACGGTCGCGGTAGGCGGCCAGGTCGGCGTCGACGTCCCCACCGTTGACGGAGATGTGGAAGACGTCGAGGAGGAGCCCGAGGTTGGTCTCGCCGTGCTCCTGCGCCACGCGGTCGAGCACGGCGACGACGTCGACGGAGGACTTCAACGGGTACGCGGGCGTCCCGGAGACCGGCTCGAGCAGGACCGTCCCGCCGA is a window from the Georgenia muralis genome containing:
- the gcl gene encoding glyoxylate carboligase, with the translated sequence MPRMRAVDAAVAILEKEGATQAFGLPGAAINPFYDAMRRHGGIRHVLARHMEGASHMADGFSRAAPGNIGICVGTSGPAGTDMITGLYAAHADSVPMLCITGQAPVAKLDKEDFQAVDIAAIAAPVTKMAKTVLEAGQVPGVLAQAFQLMRSGRPGPVLIDLPVDVQTAEIEFDPDTYEPLPVLRPAATRAQVEKALDMLGAAERPLVVAGGGIVNAGGEDLLVELAETLDVPVVPTLMGWGAIPDDHRLAAGMVGIQTSQRYGNATFLESDLVLGVGNRWANRHTGGLDTYRRGRTFIHVDIEPTQIGRVFAPDYGIVSDAKAFLALAVEVARGRRDAGALPDRSAWVEATAARKRELGRRTDFTDIPIKPQRVYQEMNRAFDRDTVYVTTIGLSQIAGAQHLHVYRPRHWVNAGQAGPLGWTGPAALGVATARPDAEVVALSGDYDFQFMLEELAVGAQHHLPYVHVVVNNAYLGLIRQSQRAFEMDYHVSLAFENINSPDGGGYGVDHVKVAEALGCKAIRVTDPEDLATAFTKAQATAQEFRVPVVVEVILERVTNIPMGAELDGVNEFEDIVLSAEDSTSAAALLD
- a CDS encoding 2-hydroxy-3-oxopropionate reductase is translated as MKIAFIGLGIMGSPMAVHLQNAGHDVTGYNRSPEKTRALVEAGGTAASSVADAVAGAEVVAVMVPDSPDVTEVLAGEDGVFANAAPGALVIDFSTIRPDVTAELAEEARDKGFRLLDAPVSGGEAGAQNAALSIMVGGSAEDFAAAQPVFEAVGKTIVHVGPSGSGQTVKAANQLMVAGNIALLAEAVIFLEAYGVDTAAAVKVLGGGLAGSAVLDQKAQKMLDRSFEPGFRIELHHKDLGIVTSAAREAGVVTPLGAVVAQLMASARANGDGSLDHSGLLRVVERLSGRSG